Proteins found in one Mustela lutreola isolate mMusLut2 chromosome 10, mMusLut2.pri, whole genome shotgun sequence genomic segment:
- the MIB2 gene encoding E3 ubiquitin-protein ligase MIB2 isoform X8, whose protein sequence is MDPDPQAGVQVGMRVVRGADWKWGQQDGGEGGVGTVVELGRHGSPSTPDRTVVVQWDHGTRTNYRAGYQGAHDLLLYDNAQIGVRHPNIICDCCKKHGLRGMRWKCRVCFDYDLCTQCYMHDRHDLAHAFERYETAHSRPVTLSPRQGLPRIPLRGIFQGAKVVRGPDWEWGSQDGGAGKPGRVVDIRGWDVETGRSVASVTWADGTTNVYRVGHKGKVDLKCVGEAAGGFYYKEHLPRLGKPAELRRRVSADGQPFQHGDKVKCLLDTDILREMQEGHGGWNPRMAEFIGQTGTVHRITDRGDVRVQFGRETRWTFHPGALTKHNAFWVGDAVRVIDDLDTVKRLQAGHGEWTDDMAPALGRVGKVVKVFRDGNLRVVVGGQPWTFSPSCLVAYRPEEDANLDVAERARENKSSLSVALDKLRAQKSDPEHPGRLVVEVALGSMAGALDLLRRRPEQASSRRPPAPLRPGPGLDQGLTRGLSRQVDTKNQGRTALQVAAYLGQVELVRLLLQARAAADLPDDEGNTALHYAALGNQPEAARLLLSSGCGANALNGTRSTALHVAVQRGFLEVVRVLCERGCDVNLPDAHANTPLHCAISAGAGASGIVEVLTEVPGIDVTATNSQGFTLLHHASLKGHTLAVRRLLARARQLVDAQKDDGFTALHLATLNNHREVAQILIREGRCDVNVRNRKLQSPLHLAVQQAHAGLVPLLVDAGCSVNAEDEEGDTALHVALQRHQLLPLVADGAGGDPGPLQLLSRLQASGLPGSEELTAGAAIACFLALEGADLSYANHRGRSPLDLAAEGRVLKALQGCAQRFRERHAGGSGGAAAGPRLVLGPPNTVTNLHVAAPSEPEAAECLVCSELALLVLFSPCQHRTVCEECARRMKKCIRCQVAIGKKLRPDGTEVASATPAPGPPRQLVEELQSRYRQMEERITCPICIDSHIRLVFQCGHGACAPCGAALSACPICRQPIRDRIQIFV, encoded by the exons ATGGACCCAGACCCCCAGGCAGGCGTACAGGTGGGCATGCGTGTGGTGCGCGGCGCAGACTGGAAGTGGGGCCAGCAGGATGGCGGTGAGGGCGGCGTGGGCACAGTGGTGGAGCTTGGCCGCCATGGCAGCCCCTCGACCCCTGACCGCACGGTAGTCGTGCAGTGGGACCACGGCACCCGCACCAACTACCGCGCAGGCTACCAGGGCGCGCACGACTTGCTGCTCTACGACAACGCGCAGATCG GCGTCCGCCACCCCAACATCATCTGCGACTGCTGTAAGAAGCACGGGCTGCGGGGCATGCGCTGGAAGTGCCGCGTCTGCTTCGACTACGACCTGTGCACGCAGTGCTACATGCACGACAGGCACGACCTGGCCCACGCCTTCGAGCGCTACGAGACGGCCCACTCCCGCCC ggtcaccctgagtccccgccagGGCCTCCCAAGGATCCCGTTGAGGGGCATCTTCCAAGGCGCGAAGGTGGTACGGGGCCCGGACTGGGAGTGGGGCTCGCAGGACG gaggggcagggaagccAGGCCGAGTGGTGGACATCCGTGGCTGGGATGTGGAGACAGGCCGGAGCGTGGCCAGTGTGACGTGGGCCGATGGCACCACCAATGTGTACCGTGTGGGCCACAAGGGCAAGGTGGACCTCAAGTGTGTGGGCGAGGCGGCTGGCGGCTTCTACTACAAGGAGCATCTCCCAAGGCTCG GCAAGCCGGCGGAGCTGCGGCGCAGGGTGAGTGCCGACGGCCAGCCTTTCCAGCACGGGGAcaaggttaagtgtctgctggaCACAGACATCCTGAGGGAGATGCAGGAAGGCCACGGCGGGTGGAACCCCCGGATGGCGGAG TTTATCGGACAGACGGGCACTGTGCACCGCATCACGGACCGTGGGGATGTGCGCGTGCAGTTCGGCCGCGAGACGCGCTGGACCTTCCACCCTGGGGCTCTCACCAAG cacaACGCCTTCTGGGTGGGCGATGCGGTGCGGGTCATTGATGACCTTGACACCGTGAAGCGGCTGCAGGCCGGCCACGGCGAGTGGACAGATGACATGGCTCCT gCCCTGGGCCGCGTCGGGAAGGTGGTGAAGGTTTTCAGGGACGGGAACCTGCGCGTGGTGGTTGGCGGTCAGCCGTGGACCTTCAGCCCCTCTTGCCTGGTGGCCTACCGGCCCGAGGAGGACGCCAACCTGGATGTGGCCGAGCGTGCCAGGGAGAACAAAA GCTCCCTGAGCGTCGCCCTGGACAAGCTGCGAGCCCAGAAGAGTGATCCTGAGCACCCGGGGAGACTGGTGGTGGAGGTGGCCCTGGGCAGTATGGCCGGGGCCCTGGACCTGCTGAGGCGGCGCCCTGAGCAGGCAAGCTCCcgacgcccccccgcccccctgcggCCAGGCCCGGGGTTAGACCAGGGACTGACCCGGGGGCTCTCCCGGCAGGTGGACACCAAGAACCAGGGAAGGACGGCCCTGCAGGTGGCCGCCTACCTGGGCCAGGTGGAGCTGGTGCGGCTGCTGCTGCAGGCCCGGGCGGCCGCGGACCTGCCAGACGACGAGGGTAACACGGCGCTGCACTACGCCGCCCTGGG GAACCAGCCCGAGGCTGCCCGCCTGCTCCTGAGCTCCGGCTGCGGGGCCAATGCCCTGAATGGCACCCGGAGCACAGCCCTCCACGTGGCCGTGCAGAGGGGCTTCCTGGAGGTTGTGCGGGTCCTCTGTGAGCGCGGCTGTGACGTCAACCTGCCC GATGCCCACGCCAACACGCCTCTGCACTGTGCCATCTCGGCGGGTGCTGGCGCCAGCGGCATCGTGGAGGTCCTCACCGAGGTGCCGGGCATCGACGTCACCGCCACGAACAGCCAGGGCTTCACCCTGCTGCACCATGCGTCCCTCAAGGGCCACACGCT CGCTGTCCGGAGGCTTCTCGCTCGCGCACGCCAGCTGGTGGATGCCCAGAAGGACGACGGCTTCACGGCCTTGCACTTGGCCACCCTTAACAACCACCGGGAGGTGGCCCAGATTCTCATCCGCGAG gGCCGCTGTGACGTGAACGTCCGCAACCGGAAGCTCCAGTCCCCGCTGCACCTGGCCGTGCAGCAGGCCCACGCGGGGCTGGTGCCGCTGCTGGTGGACGCGGGCTGCAGCGTCAATGCCGAGGACGAGGAGGGGGACACGGCCTTGCACGTGGCGCTGCAGCGTCATCAGCTGCTGCCTCTGGTGGCCGATGGGGCTGGGGGGGACCCAGGGCCCTTACAGCTGCTGTCCAGG CTACAGGCCTCGGGCCTCCCGGGCAGCGAGGAGCTGACGGCGGGCGCGGCGATCGCCTGCTTCCTGGCGCTGGAGGGCGCCGACCTGAGCTACGCCAACCACCGCGGCCGGAGCCCGCTGGACCTGGCCGCCGAGGGCCGCGTGCTCAAGGCCCTGCAGGGCTGCGCGCAGCGCTTCCG GGAGCGGCACGCGGGCGGCAGCGGGGGCGCGGCCGCGGGCCCGAGGCTGGTGCTGGGCCCCCCCAACACCGTGACGAACCTGCACGTGGCCGCGCCGTCGGAGCCCGAGGCCGCCGAGTGCCTGGTGTGCTCGGAGCTGGCGCTGCTGGTGCTGTTCTCGCCGTGCCAGCACCGCACGGTGTGCGAGG AGTGCGCGCGCAGGATGAAGAAGTGCATCAGGTGCCAGGTGGCCATCGGCAAGAAGCTGCGCCCAG ACGGCACGGAGGTGGCCAGCGCGACCCCGGCGCCCGGCCCGCCGCGGCAGCTGGTGGAGGAGCTGCAGAGCCGCTACCGGCAGATGGAGGAGCGCATCACCTGCCCCATCTGCATCGACAGCCACATCCGCCTCGTGTTCCAGTGCGGCCACGGCGCGTGCGCACCCTGCGGCGCCGCGCTCAGCGCCTGCCCCATCTGCCGCCAGCCCATCCGCGACCGCATCCAGATCTTCGTGtag
- the MIB2 gene encoding E3 ubiquitin-protein ligase MIB2 isoform X3, with product MDPDPQAGVQVGMRVVRGADWKWGQQDGGEGGVGTVVELGRHGSPSTPDRTVVVQWDHGTRTNYRAGYQGAHDLLLYDNAQIGVRHPNIICDCCKKHGLRGMRWKCRVCFDYDLCTQCYMHDRHDLAHAFERYETAHSRPVTLSPRQGLPRIPLRGIFQGAKVVRGPDWEWGSQDGGAGKPGRVVDIRGWDVETGRSVASVTWADGTTNVYRVGHKGKVDLKCVGEAAGGFYYKEHLPRLGKPAELRRRVSADGQPFQHGDKVKCLLDTDILREMQEGHGGWNPRMAEFIGQTGTVHRITDRGDVRVQFGRETRWTFHPGALTKHNAFWVGDAVRVIDDLDTVKRLQAGHGEWTDDMAPALGRVGKVVKVFRDGNLRVVVGGQPWTFSPSCLVAYRPEEDANLDVAERARENKSSLSVALDKLRAQKSDPEHPGRLVVEVALGSMAGALDLLRRRPEQASSRRPPAPLRPGPGLDQGLTRGLSRQVDTKNQGRTALQVAAYLGQVELVRLLLQARAAADLPDDEGNTALHYAALGNQPEAARLLLSSGCGANALNGTRSTALHVAVQRGFLEVVRVLCERGCDVNLPDAHANTPLHCAISAGAGASGIVEVLTEVPGIDVTATNSQGFTLLHHASLKGHTLAVRRLLARARQLVDAQKDDGFTALHLATLNNHREVAQILIREGRCDVNVRNRKLQSPLHLAVQQAHAGLVPLLVDAGCSVNAEDEEGDTALHVALQRHQLLPLVADGAGGDPGPLQLLSRLQASGLPGSEELTAGAAIACFLALEGADLSYANHRGRSPLDLAAEGRVLKALQGCAQRFRERHAGGSGGAAAGPRLVLGPPNTVTNLHVAAPSEPEAAECLVCSELALLVLFSPCQHRTVCEECARRMKKCIRCQVAIGKKLRPATSASCSSAATARAHPAAPRSAPAPSAASPSATASRSSCSPPAPRPGRARRLPEPRPPVAFASPRAVFYKKILGLFRLVPAWGGLGAGGGVLSAPGSRPAPSLPPPRAGLRGAPLRPALRALRLGPCPARPALSSADASRAPRRPRPGSPSPVPGPRRRPPPRLPARGRGRMEPGDVVSAMSPGVRPACGLPPTRCCVARTAPFSSPAGCEVVSDPVLSRPVGSLLSRELGKGFRAAGGGGHR from the exons ATGGACCCAGACCCCCAGGCAGGCGTACAGGTGGGCATGCGTGTGGTGCGCGGCGCAGACTGGAAGTGGGGCCAGCAGGATGGCGGTGAGGGCGGCGTGGGCACAGTGGTGGAGCTTGGCCGCCATGGCAGCCCCTCGACCCCTGACCGCACGGTAGTCGTGCAGTGGGACCACGGCACCCGCACCAACTACCGCGCAGGCTACCAGGGCGCGCACGACTTGCTGCTCTACGACAACGCGCAGATCG GCGTCCGCCACCCCAACATCATCTGCGACTGCTGTAAGAAGCACGGGCTGCGGGGCATGCGCTGGAAGTGCCGCGTCTGCTTCGACTACGACCTGTGCACGCAGTGCTACATGCACGACAGGCACGACCTGGCCCACGCCTTCGAGCGCTACGAGACGGCCCACTCCCGCCC ggtcaccctgagtccccgccagGGCCTCCCAAGGATCCCGTTGAGGGGCATCTTCCAAGGCGCGAAGGTGGTACGGGGCCCGGACTGGGAGTGGGGCTCGCAGGACG gaggggcagggaagccAGGCCGAGTGGTGGACATCCGTGGCTGGGATGTGGAGACAGGCCGGAGCGTGGCCAGTGTGACGTGGGCCGATGGCACCACCAATGTGTACCGTGTGGGCCACAAGGGCAAGGTGGACCTCAAGTGTGTGGGCGAGGCGGCTGGCGGCTTCTACTACAAGGAGCATCTCCCAAGGCTCG GCAAGCCGGCGGAGCTGCGGCGCAGGGTGAGTGCCGACGGCCAGCCTTTCCAGCACGGGGAcaaggttaagtgtctgctggaCACAGACATCCTGAGGGAGATGCAGGAAGGCCACGGCGGGTGGAACCCCCGGATGGCGGAG TTTATCGGACAGACGGGCACTGTGCACCGCATCACGGACCGTGGGGATGTGCGCGTGCAGTTCGGCCGCGAGACGCGCTGGACCTTCCACCCTGGGGCTCTCACCAAG cacaACGCCTTCTGGGTGGGCGATGCGGTGCGGGTCATTGATGACCTTGACACCGTGAAGCGGCTGCAGGCCGGCCACGGCGAGTGGACAGATGACATGGCTCCT gCCCTGGGCCGCGTCGGGAAGGTGGTGAAGGTTTTCAGGGACGGGAACCTGCGCGTGGTGGTTGGCGGTCAGCCGTGGACCTTCAGCCCCTCTTGCCTGGTGGCCTACCGGCCCGAGGAGGACGCCAACCTGGATGTGGCCGAGCGTGCCAGGGAGAACAAAA GCTCCCTGAGCGTCGCCCTGGACAAGCTGCGAGCCCAGAAGAGTGATCCTGAGCACCCGGGGAGACTGGTGGTGGAGGTGGCCCTGGGCAGTATGGCCGGGGCCCTGGACCTGCTGAGGCGGCGCCCTGAGCAGGCAAGCTCCcgacgcccccccgcccccctgcggCCAGGCCCGGGGTTAGACCAGGGACTGACCCGGGGGCTCTCCCGGCAGGTGGACACCAAGAACCAGGGAAGGACGGCCCTGCAGGTGGCCGCCTACCTGGGCCAGGTGGAGCTGGTGCGGCTGCTGCTGCAGGCCCGGGCGGCCGCGGACCTGCCAGACGACGAGGGTAACACGGCGCTGCACTACGCCGCCCTGGG GAACCAGCCCGAGGCTGCCCGCCTGCTCCTGAGCTCCGGCTGCGGGGCCAATGCCCTGAATGGCACCCGGAGCACAGCCCTCCACGTGGCCGTGCAGAGGGGCTTCCTGGAGGTTGTGCGGGTCCTCTGTGAGCGCGGCTGTGACGTCAACCTGCCC GATGCCCACGCCAACACGCCTCTGCACTGTGCCATCTCGGCGGGTGCTGGCGCCAGCGGCATCGTGGAGGTCCTCACCGAGGTGCCGGGCATCGACGTCACCGCCACGAACAGCCAGGGCTTCACCCTGCTGCACCATGCGTCCCTCAAGGGCCACACGCT CGCTGTCCGGAGGCTTCTCGCTCGCGCACGCCAGCTGGTGGATGCCCAGAAGGACGACGGCTTCACGGCCTTGCACTTGGCCACCCTTAACAACCACCGGGAGGTGGCCCAGATTCTCATCCGCGAG gGCCGCTGTGACGTGAACGTCCGCAACCGGAAGCTCCAGTCCCCGCTGCACCTGGCCGTGCAGCAGGCCCACGCGGGGCTGGTGCCGCTGCTGGTGGACGCGGGCTGCAGCGTCAATGCCGAGGACGAGGAGGGGGACACGGCCTTGCACGTGGCGCTGCAGCGTCATCAGCTGCTGCCTCTGGTGGCCGATGGGGCTGGGGGGGACCCAGGGCCCTTACAGCTGCTGTCCAGG CTACAGGCCTCGGGCCTCCCGGGCAGCGAGGAGCTGACGGCGGGCGCGGCGATCGCCTGCTTCCTGGCGCTGGAGGGCGCCGACCTGAGCTACGCCAACCACCGCGGCCGGAGCCCGCTGGACCTGGCCGCCGAGGGCCGCGTGCTCAAGGCCCTGCAGGGCTGCGCGCAGCGCTTCCG GGAGCGGCACGCGGGCGGCAGCGGGGGCGCGGCCGCGGGCCCGAGGCTGGTGCTGGGCCCCCCCAACACCGTGACGAACCTGCACGTGGCCGCGCCGTCGGAGCCCGAGGCCGCCGAGTGCCTGGTGTGCTCGGAGCTGGCGCTGCTGGTGCTGTTCTCGCCGTGCCAGCACCGCACGGTGTGCGAGG AGTGCGCGCGCAGGATGAAGAAGTGCATCAGGTGCCAGGTGGCCATCGGCAAGAAGCTGCGCCCAG CCACATCCGCCTCGTGTTCCAGTGCGGCCACGGCGCGTGCGCACCCTGCGGCGCCGCGCTCAGCGCCTGCCCCATCTGCCGCCAGCCCATCCGCGACCGCATCCAGATCTTCGTGtagcccccccgccccgcgccccggccGCGCCCGCCGCCTTCCGGAGCCACGTCCCCCCGTCGCCTTCGCAAGCCCCCGCGCCGTGTTTTATAAAAAGATTCTCGGACTTTTCCGCTTGGTGCCTGCCTGGGGCGGactcggggcggggggcggggtgttGTCCGCCCCGGGGTCCCGCCCCGCCCCGTCGCTGCCCCCGCCCCGGGCTGGCCTGCGCGGCGCCCCCCTCCGCCCTGCGCTCCGGGCTCTGCGCCTTGGCCCGTGCCCCGCGCGTCCTGCCCTTTCTAGCGCTGACGCTTCCAGAGCCCCGCGCAGACCCCGTCCCGGGAGCCCGAGTCCTGTCCCCGGGCCGAGACGCAGGCCGCCTCCCAGGCTCCCGGCCCGGGGCCGCGGAAGGATGGAGCCTGGGGACGTGGTGTCCGCCATGAGTCCCGGTGTCCGCCCCGCTTGTGGGCTTCCCCCGACCCGCTGCTGCGTCGCCCGCACTGCCCCTTTCTCTTCCCCGGCGGGCTGTGAGGTGGTCTCTGACCCCGTTCTCTCCCGGCCAGTggggtccctgctaagcagggagttggggaaggggtttcgggcggcggggggtggggggcaccggTAG
- the MIB2 gene encoding E3 ubiquitin-protein ligase MIB2 isoform X9 produces the protein MDPDPQAGVQVGMRVVRGADWKWGQQDGGEGGVGTVVELGRHGSPSTPDRTVVVQWDHGTRTNYRAGYQGAHDLLLYDNAQIGVRHPNIICDCCKKHGLRGMRWKCRVCFDYDLCTQCYMHDRHDLAHAFERYETAHSRPVTLSPRQGLPRIPLRGIFQGAKVVRGPDWEWGSQDGGAGKPGRVVDIRGWDVETGRSVASVTWADGTTNVYRVGHKGKVDLKCVGEAAGGFYYKEHLPRLGKPAELRRRVSADGQPFQHGDKVKCLLDTDILREMQEGHGGWNPRMAETGTVHRITDRGDVRVQFGRETRWTFHPGALTKHNAFWVGDAVRVIDDLDTVKRLQAGHGEWTDDMAPALGRVGKVVKVFRDGNLRVVVGGQPWTFSPSCLVAYRPEEDANLDVAERARENKSSLSVALDKLRAQKSDPEHPGRLVVEVALGSMAGALDLLRRRPEQASSRRPPAPLRPGPGLDQGLTRGLSRQVDTKNQGRTALQVAAYLGQVELVRLLLQARAAADLPDDEGNTALHYAALGNQPEAARLLLSSGCGANALNGTRSTALHVAVQRGFLEVVRVLCERGCDVNLPDAHANTPLHCAISAGAGASGIVEVLTEVPGIDVTATNSQGFTLLHHASLKGHTLAVRRLLARARQLVDAQKDDGFTALHLATLNNHREVAQILIREGRCDVNVRNRKLQSPLHLAVQQAHAGLVPLLVDAGCSVNAEDEEGDTALHVALQRHQLLPLVADGAGGDPGPLQLLSRLQASGLPGSEELTAGAAIACFLALEGADLSYANHRGRSPLDLAAEGRVLKALQGCAQRFRERHAGGSGGAAAGPRLVLGPPNTVTNLHVAAPSEPEAAECLVCSELALLVLFSPCQHRTVCEECARRMKKCIRCQVAIGKKLRPDGTEVASATPAPGPPRQLVEELQSRYRQMEERITCPICIDSHIRLVFQCGHGACAPCGAALSACPICRQPIRDRIQIFV, from the exons ATGGACCCAGACCCCCAGGCAGGCGTACAGGTGGGCATGCGTGTGGTGCGCGGCGCAGACTGGAAGTGGGGCCAGCAGGATGGCGGTGAGGGCGGCGTGGGCACAGTGGTGGAGCTTGGCCGCCATGGCAGCCCCTCGACCCCTGACCGCACGGTAGTCGTGCAGTGGGACCACGGCACCCGCACCAACTACCGCGCAGGCTACCAGGGCGCGCACGACTTGCTGCTCTACGACAACGCGCAGATCG GCGTCCGCCACCCCAACATCATCTGCGACTGCTGTAAGAAGCACGGGCTGCGGGGCATGCGCTGGAAGTGCCGCGTCTGCTTCGACTACGACCTGTGCACGCAGTGCTACATGCACGACAGGCACGACCTGGCCCACGCCTTCGAGCGCTACGAGACGGCCCACTCCCGCCC ggtcaccctgagtccccgccagGGCCTCCCAAGGATCCCGTTGAGGGGCATCTTCCAAGGCGCGAAGGTGGTACGGGGCCCGGACTGGGAGTGGGGCTCGCAGGACG gaggggcagggaagccAGGCCGAGTGGTGGACATCCGTGGCTGGGATGTGGAGACAGGCCGGAGCGTGGCCAGTGTGACGTGGGCCGATGGCACCACCAATGTGTACCGTGTGGGCCACAAGGGCAAGGTGGACCTCAAGTGTGTGGGCGAGGCGGCTGGCGGCTTCTACTACAAGGAGCATCTCCCAAGGCTCG GCAAGCCGGCGGAGCTGCGGCGCAGGGTGAGTGCCGACGGCCAGCCTTTCCAGCACGGGGAcaaggttaagtgtctgctggaCACAGACATCCTGAGGGAGATGCAGGAAGGCCACGGCGGGTGGAACCCCCGGATGGCGGAG ACGGGCACTGTGCACCGCATCACGGACCGTGGGGATGTGCGCGTGCAGTTCGGCCGCGAGACGCGCTGGACCTTCCACCCTGGGGCTCTCACCAAG cacaACGCCTTCTGGGTGGGCGATGCGGTGCGGGTCATTGATGACCTTGACACCGTGAAGCGGCTGCAGGCCGGCCACGGCGAGTGGACAGATGACATGGCTCCT gCCCTGGGCCGCGTCGGGAAGGTGGTGAAGGTTTTCAGGGACGGGAACCTGCGCGTGGTGGTTGGCGGTCAGCCGTGGACCTTCAGCCCCTCTTGCCTGGTGGCCTACCGGCCCGAGGAGGACGCCAACCTGGATGTGGCCGAGCGTGCCAGGGAGAACAAAA GCTCCCTGAGCGTCGCCCTGGACAAGCTGCGAGCCCAGAAGAGTGATCCTGAGCACCCGGGGAGACTGGTGGTGGAGGTGGCCCTGGGCAGTATGGCCGGGGCCCTGGACCTGCTGAGGCGGCGCCCTGAGCAGGCAAGCTCCcgacgcccccccgcccccctgcggCCAGGCCCGGGGTTAGACCAGGGACTGACCCGGGGGCTCTCCCGGCAGGTGGACACCAAGAACCAGGGAAGGACGGCCCTGCAGGTGGCCGCCTACCTGGGCCAGGTGGAGCTGGTGCGGCTGCTGCTGCAGGCCCGGGCGGCCGCGGACCTGCCAGACGACGAGGGTAACACGGCGCTGCACTACGCCGCCCTGGG GAACCAGCCCGAGGCTGCCCGCCTGCTCCTGAGCTCCGGCTGCGGGGCCAATGCCCTGAATGGCACCCGGAGCACAGCCCTCCACGTGGCCGTGCAGAGGGGCTTCCTGGAGGTTGTGCGGGTCCTCTGTGAGCGCGGCTGTGACGTCAACCTGCCC GATGCCCACGCCAACACGCCTCTGCACTGTGCCATCTCGGCGGGTGCTGGCGCCAGCGGCATCGTGGAGGTCCTCACCGAGGTGCCGGGCATCGACGTCACCGCCACGAACAGCCAGGGCTTCACCCTGCTGCACCATGCGTCCCTCAAGGGCCACACGCT CGCTGTCCGGAGGCTTCTCGCTCGCGCACGCCAGCTGGTGGATGCCCAGAAGGACGACGGCTTCACGGCCTTGCACTTGGCCACCCTTAACAACCACCGGGAGGTGGCCCAGATTCTCATCCGCGAG gGCCGCTGTGACGTGAACGTCCGCAACCGGAAGCTCCAGTCCCCGCTGCACCTGGCCGTGCAGCAGGCCCACGCGGGGCTGGTGCCGCTGCTGGTGGACGCGGGCTGCAGCGTCAATGCCGAGGACGAGGAGGGGGACACGGCCTTGCACGTGGCGCTGCAGCGTCATCAGCTGCTGCCTCTGGTGGCCGATGGGGCTGGGGGGGACCCAGGGCCCTTACAGCTGCTGTCCAGG CTACAGGCCTCGGGCCTCCCGGGCAGCGAGGAGCTGACGGCGGGCGCGGCGATCGCCTGCTTCCTGGCGCTGGAGGGCGCCGACCTGAGCTACGCCAACCACCGCGGCCGGAGCCCGCTGGACCTGGCCGCCGAGGGCCGCGTGCTCAAGGCCCTGCAGGGCTGCGCGCAGCGCTTCCG GGAGCGGCACGCGGGCGGCAGCGGGGGCGCGGCCGCGGGCCCGAGGCTGGTGCTGGGCCCCCCCAACACCGTGACGAACCTGCACGTGGCCGCGCCGTCGGAGCCCGAGGCCGCCGAGTGCCTGGTGTGCTCGGAGCTGGCGCTGCTGGTGCTGTTCTCGCCGTGCCAGCACCGCACGGTGTGCGAGG AGTGCGCGCGCAGGATGAAGAAGTGCATCAGGTGCCAGGTGGCCATCGGCAAGAAGCTGCGCCCAG ACGGCACGGAGGTGGCCAGCGCGACCCCGGCGCCCGGCCCGCCGCGGCAGCTGGTGGAGGAGCTGCAGAGCCGCTACCGGCAGATGGAGGAGCGCATCACCTGCCCCATCTGCATCGACAGCCACATCCGCCTCGTGTTCCAGTGCGGCCACGGCGCGTGCGCACCCTGCGGCGCCGCGCTCAGCGCCTGCCCCATCTGCCGCCAGCCCATCCGCGACCGCATCCAGATCTTCGTGtag